From a region of the Coprococcus comes ATCC 27758 genome:
- a CDS encoding glycosyltransferase: protein MNIAIVIPVFRPDGRLKMCIERLLRQSVMPDRILLNVLYENPVDREIPEVYMDERIEVRYTPKEEYDRAGSRDTILRELDSDIVIFMVQTAIPQNRYLVEKLTEPFKEERTAVVYGRHMTDDECSPIECCVRQFNYPPKGMTKSLEDAGKLGIRTFFNSNVCAAYRRRAYLETEGFGRRMIAGEDMLAARRLLEKGWQAVYAPEAEVIYYRNDDLHGLWKRNFDIGVAHAEHPEMIENTKPGKEGVRLVRVTSALLRQNHMEEYLGEVLTRGIVRYLAYQFGRNYERLPEGVVRKCSANKEYWEKK from the coding sequence GTGAACATAGCGATTGTAATTCCGGTCTTCCGGCCGGATGGAAGACTGAAAATGTGTATTGAAAGATTATTAAGACAGAGTGTGATGCCGGATCGTATATTACTGAATGTACTTTATGAGAACCCGGTAGACAGGGAAATTCCCGAAGTTTATATGGATGAGAGGATCGAGGTCCGATATACGCCAAAGGAAGAATATGACCGGGCAGGAAGCAGAGATACGATCCTGCGTGAGCTGGATTCGGATATTGTGATTTTTATGGTACAGACGGCGATACCGCAGAACCGGTATCTGGTAGAGAAGCTGACGGAGCCATTTAAAGAGGAGCGGACGGCGGTCGTGTATGGCCGGCATATGACAGATGATGAATGCAGTCCGATCGAGTGCTGTGTGAGACAGTTTAACTATCCGCCGAAAGGCATGACAAAGTCTTTGGAAGATGCCGGAAAGCTTGGAATCCGGACATTTTTTAATTCCAATGTCTGTGCAGCATACCGAAGAAGAGCATATCTGGAGACAGAAGGTTTTGGAAGACGGATGATTGCCGGAGAGGATATGCTTGCGGCTAGAAGACTTCTGGAAAAGGGCTGGCAGGCAGTTTATGCGCCGGAAGCTGAAGTGATTTATTACCGGAACGATGATTTGCACGGGCTCTGGAAACGCAACTTTGACATTGGGGTTGCACACGCAGAGCATCCGGAGATGATCGAAAATACAAAACCGGGTAAAGAAGGAGTGCGGTTGGTACGTGTAACCTCGGCACTGCTTAGACAGAATCATATGGAGGAATACCTGGGCGAAGTGCTGACACGCGGCATTGTTCGTTATCTGGCATATCAGTTTGGAAGAAACTATGAACGATTGCCGGAGGGAGTTGTTCGGAAATGTTCAGCTAATAAAGAATACTGGGAGAAAAAATAA
- a CDS encoding histidine phosphatase family protein, producing MGYFYFARHGQTVWNVENKICGATDIELTELGHEQAMELGRKIKEEGVKIDEILYSPLVRAKETARHISEMTGIPMREEMRLKEQNFGKYESTPRNGEEFKKAKQNFINHFEGGETMLHLCQRIYNLLDDIREEADDKVYLLVAHNGISRVIQSYFYDMTNEEFAAFGIKNCELRRFEFPE from the coding sequence ATGGGATATTTTTATTTTGCAAGACATGGACAGACTGTGTGGAATGTGGAAAATAAAATCTGTGGTGCGACAGATATCGAGCTGACAGAGCTTGGACATGAGCAGGCAATGGAGCTTGGAAGAAAGATTAAGGAAGAGGGCGTAAAGATTGACGAAATCCTGTATTCGCCGCTTGTCCGGGCGAAGGAGACGGCACGTCATATTTCGGAAATGACAGGGATTCCGATGCGTGAGGAGATGCGCCTGAAGGAGCAGAATTTTGGGAAATATGAATCTACACCGAGAAATGGGGAGGAGTTCAAAAAGGCAAAACAGAACTTTATCAATCATTTTGAAGGCGGGGAGACAATGCTTCATCTGTGCCAGAGAATTTACAATCTTCTGGATGATATCCGGGAAGAGGCAGATGATAAGGTCTATCTTCTTGTAGCGCATAATGGGATATCCAGAGTGATCCAGTCCTATTTTTATGATATGACTAATGAAGAATTTGCTGCGTTTGGGATTAAGAACTGTGAGCTGAGGAGATTTGAATTTCCGGAGTAG
- a CDS encoding InlB B-repeat-containing protein, giving the protein MRKRLFSILLALCMVLCFVPTTAFAEGKTEETPVCTCEMACAEETMNAECPVCGADGALAENCGKYAAEESGQTGTSNDAPTITAADVQALIDALPEAETISEDNTADVEVQLEAIDEAKVQLSDEDFAVLDFTRYDAAVAALMALSGEPDNAFAPQTANDHTHCYCGGSSTAGDHASHSDVTYTAWDGTSSITYTNNTAYVYLTENATLNGHLTVDGKTLYLCLNGKTLASNGTAKIQVKNGGRLVLCDCQGGGTFKGATQSVWGGACIYLYTSTLDMFGGKLTGGKVTSGGGGGAIALDDQQCIFNMYGGEISGNNGNNYGGAVFRKFNNNIPNTTGGAFNMYGGTIKDNTAKNGGAFFSTTGGTINMTGGTISGNKATQSSNDAGGGAIYMRGSGTINISGNAQITGNSSSLDGGAILMGWGTINISDSAKINNNTANRWGGAICLRQDSNQVTTLNMRGGEISGNRATKEGGAVHVLDKDCMFYLYDGKITGNISGDGGAIYLNQEPSWLIMQGGEISGNTATGNGGGVYIYRTGSVCQLYSGKIENNKASGNGGGIYINPSNSGRLRVGNKPLVQNNTVSGKANNVYLPSGKTLTIEIGMSKGASIGVTTANIRYPVAFSNNYKKDYANYFFADDANAHVEYKDDQKLYLVSGAVARPLTVTFDPNGGMLAEADKTKSLTTGEPYGTLPVPSYAGYDFAGWYTEQNGGTEIKENTTVTVFGTQTLYAHWTPIHVHSYIQQVQKPEALKTPADCTNNAVYYLSCACGEVSTNDADTFTAANTALDHNWGAWTQNSDQKTHTRICKRDTSHTETENCHGGTADCTHKAACTVCGGEYGEMAAHSFTAEKAETQYLKSAATCTEKAVYYKSCAVCGLSSEGTADEATFFSGNALDHDWGAWTQNSDQKTHTRICKRDTSHTETENCHGGTATCTHKAVCTVCGGEYGEMAAHSFTAEKAEAQYLKSAATCTEKAIYYKSCAVCGLSSEVTADEATFFSGNALDHNWGAWTSNEDGTHTRTCTVDGCSAGTQTENCIDANKDHKCDICDYIISECADDNKDHKCDYCGKKLTEHTGGKATCKDKAKCEVCGAEYGELDPKNHTNLKHFPAKAATKTTEGNIEYWYCDGCGKYYSDKDGTKEIKKADTITTKLKDDSKSPQTGDSSNLALWLALLFVSGGAAIRTTAVSRKKKYNK; this is encoded by the coding sequence ATGAGAAAACGATTATTCAGTATCCTGCTCGCTCTGTGCATGGTGCTCTGCTTTGTGCCGACCACGGCGTTTGCTGAGGGCAAGACGGAAGAAACACCTGTATGCACCTGCGAAATGGCTTGTGCGGAAGAAACAATGAACGCAGAGTGCCCCGTCTGCGGTGCAGATGGTGCTTTGGCAGAAAACTGCGGGAAATATGCCGCAGAAGAAAGTGGACAGACAGGTACGTCCAACGACGCTCCGACCATCACCGCAGCAGATGTGCAGGCATTGATCGACGCGCTACCGGAAGCGGAAACAATCAGCGAAGATAATACGGCGGACGTAGAAGTGCAGTTAGAAGCCATTGACGAGGCGAAGGTACAGCTTTCTGATGAAGATTTCGCGGTACTCGATTTTACCCGCTATGATGCCGCAGTTGCCGCACTTATGGCGCTAAGCGGCGAACCGGATAATGCCTTCGCGCCCCAGACTGCGAATGACCACACCCATTGCTACTGCGGCGGCAGTAGCACGGCGGGCGACCATGCCAGCCATTCCGACGTGACCTATACGGCATGGGACGGCACGAGCAGCATCACATATACCAACAATACCGCCTACGTTTACCTGACGGAGAACGCCACCCTCAACGGCCATCTGACGGTGGATGGCAAAACACTATATCTGTGCCTGAACGGCAAGACCCTTGCCAGCAACGGCACAGCCAAGATTCAGGTCAAAAACGGCGGTCGACTTGTTCTCTGCGACTGTCAGGGTGGCGGCACCTTTAAGGGCGCGACGCAGAGTGTCTGGGGCGGTGCCTGCATTTACCTTTATACCAGCACGCTGGATATGTTCGGTGGCAAGCTCACCGGTGGCAAAGTTACCAGTGGTGGTGGCGGTGGAGCTATCGCTCTGGATGACCAGCAGTGCATATTCAACATGTACGGTGGCGAAATCTCCGGCAACAACGGCAATAACTACGGCGGTGCCGTTTTCCGGAAATTCAATAATAACATACCGAACACCACCGGCGGCGCTTTCAATATGTACGGCGGCACCATCAAGGATAACACCGCCAAGAACGGCGGCGCATTCTTCTCCACCACCGGCGGCACCATCAACATGACCGGCGGCACCATCTCCGGCAATAAAGCGACCCAAAGCAGCAACGATGCTGGCGGCGGCGCCATCTATATGCGCGGCAGTGGTACGATAAACATTTCCGGCAACGCGCAGATCACCGGCAATTCCTCCAGCCTGGACGGCGGCGCCATTCTGATGGGCTGGGGCACCATCAACATTTCCGATAGCGCAAAGATCAACAACAATACCGCCAACCGCTGGGGCGGCGCCATCTGCCTACGCCAAGATTCAAATCAGGTGACGACGCTCAACATGCGAGGCGGCGAGATCAGTGGAAACAGGGCCACGAAGGAAGGCGGCGCGGTTCATGTGCTTGACAAGGACTGCATGTTCTACCTCTATGACGGCAAGATCACCGGAAACATCAGCGGCGACGGCGGCGCCATCTATCTGAATCAGGAGCCGTCATGGCTGATTATGCAAGGCGGCGAGATCTCCGGCAATACGGCCACCGGCAACGGCGGCGGCGTATATATTTACCGCACCGGCTCGGTCTGCCAACTCTATAGCGGTAAGATCGAGAATAACAAAGCCAGTGGCAATGGCGGCGGCATTTATATCAACCCCAGCAACAGCGGCCGGCTGAGGGTCGGAAACAAGCCCCTCGTGCAGAACAACACGGTTTCCGGCAAGGCCAACAATGTGTATCTGCCCTCCGGCAAGACGCTGACCATCGAGATCGGCATGTCCAAAGGCGCGTCCATCGGCGTCACCACCGCGAATATCAGATACCCCGTGGCATTTTCTAATAATTACAAAAAAGACTACGCGAATTACTTTTTCGCGGATGACGCCAATGCCCACGTGGAGTATAAGGATGACCAGAAGCTGTACCTTGTTTCCGGCGCGGTTGCGCGGCCCCTCACTGTGACATTTGACCCCAACGGCGGTATGCTGGCCGAAGCGGACAAAACCAAATCGTTGACGACCGGCGAACCCTACGGCACACTGCCGGTTCCCAGCTATGCGGGATACGATTTTGCCGGCTGGTACACGGAACAGAACGGCGGCACCGAGATTAAGGAAAACACCACCGTGACAGTGTTCGGGACGCAGACCCTCTACGCCCACTGGACGCCGATCCATGTGCACTCCTACATACAGCAGGTTCAAAAGCCCGAAGCGCTGAAAACTCCTGCGGACTGCACCAATAATGCGGTGTATTATCTATCCTGTGCGTGCGGAGAAGTAAGCACCAACGACGCCGATACGTTTACCGCAGCGAATACCGCGCTGGACCACAACTGGGGCGCTTGGACGCAGAACAGCGATCAAAAGACCCACACCCGAATCTGTAAGCGTGACACCAGCCATACGGAAACCGAGAATTGCCACGGCGGCACGGCAGACTGCACGCACAAGGCTGCCTGTACGGTCTGCGGCGGCGAATACGGCGAGATGGCGGCACACAGCTTCACGGCTGAAAAAGCAGAGACGCAGTATTTGAAGTCTGCTGCAACCTGTACCGAAAAGGCGGTCTACTACAAGTCCTGCGCAGTCTGCGGTCTGAGCTCCGAGGGCACGGCGGATGAGGCGACCTTCTTCTCCGGCAATGCGCTGGATCACGACTGGGGCGCTTGGACGCAGAACAGCGATCAAAAGACCCACACCCGAATCTGTAAGCGTGACACCAGCCATACGGAAACCGAGAATTGCCACGGCGGCACGGCGACCTGCACGCACAAGGCTGTCTGCACGGTCTGCGGCGGCGAATACGGCGAGATGGCGGCACACAGCTTCACTGCCGAAAAAGCAGAGGCGCAGTATTTGAAGTCTGCTGCAACCTGTACCGAAAAGGCAATCTATTACAAGTCCTGCGCAGTCTGCGGTCTGAGCTCCGAGGTCACGGCGGATGAGGCGACCTTCTTCTCCGGCAATGCGCTGGACCACAACTGGGGCGCTTGGACGTCCAACGAAGACGGCACCCATACCCGCACCTGCACCGTTGACGGATGCTCTGCAGGCACGCAAACGGAGAATTGCATCGATGCAAACAAAGACCACAAATGTGATATCTGCGATTATATAATCAGCGAGTGTGCAGACGATAACAAAGACCACAAGTGTGATTATTGCGGCAAGAAGCTGACTGAGCACACCGGCGGGAAAGCGACCTGCAAGGACAAGGCAAAGTGCGAAGTCTGCGGTGCGGAATACGGTGAGCTTGATCCGAAGAACCACACCAACTTAAAGCACTTCCCGGCAAAGGCGGCGACAAAGACCACCGAGGGCAATATCGAGTATTGGTACTGCGACGGCTGCGGTAAATATTACAGCGACAAGGATGGTACAAAGGAAATCAAAAAAGCAGACACCATAACAACGAAGCTGAAGGACGATTCCAAATCTCCGCAGACCGGCGATTCCAGCAATCTTGCTTTGTGGCTTGCCTTGCTGTTTGTCAGCGGCGGTGCAGCCATTAGAACAACGGCAGTAAGCAGAAAGAAAAAGTACAACAAATAA
- a CDS encoding TetR/AcrR family transcriptional regulator, producing MIYLRRDSSETKRKILTVCVRLFLEQGYKNTSVSQIVDEAGVARGSYLNLFPTKDRILLELTETMFGGQFGVARSIADSKLPPVYAYAVETAIQLTLTELNENLREIYIEAYSLPDTAEYIYLHTTSELKQIFGENFPDDTEIDFYEMEIGTAGLMRSYMAKKCDIHFPLERKLSRFLTAAMRVYRVPEEAQAKVLAFIQSLDIKAIATEVMYKLFAMLEMKYDFKLSKGSETEVKK from the coding sequence GTGATATATTTGCGGAGAGACAGCAGTGAAACAAAGAGGAAAATACTGACCGTATGCGTCCGTCTCTTTCTGGAACAGGGGTATAAAAACACCTCTGTCAGTCAGATTGTGGATGAAGCAGGTGTTGCAAGAGGAAGCTATTTGAATCTGTTTCCTACCAAGGACAGAATTTTGCTGGAATTGACCGAAACGATGTTCGGCGGACAGTTCGGCGTGGCAAGAAGCATTGCGGACAGCAAGCTACCGCCGGTTTACGCCTATGCTGTAGAAACAGCAATCCAACTGACTCTGACCGAGCTGAATGAGAACCTGCGAGAAATCTACATTGAAGCCTATTCCCTGCCCGACACGGCGGAATATATTTATCTGCATACCACGTCAGAGCTGAAGCAGATTTTTGGTGAAAATTTTCCCGATGATACCGAGATCGACTTTTACGAGATGGAAATCGGCACGGCGGGACTGATGCGTAGCTATATGGCGAAAAAATGTGATATTCATTTCCCGTTGGAACGCAAGCTCAGCCGTTTTCTGACGGCGGCAATGCGGGTGTATCGGGTACCGGAGGAGGCACAGGCAAAGGTGCTTGCCTTTATTCAATCACTGGATATCAAGGCAATTGCCACAGAGGTTATGTATAAGCTGTTTGCAATGCTGGAAATGAAATATGACTTTAAGCTGTCGAAAGGCAGCGAAACGGAGGTAAAAAAATGA
- a CDS encoding TnpV protein, which yields MYAELLTTGKLNDYLADLNEQAEAMFSRLVKQLSEKERVTEALKAENQMLWVQRMNNIRSAAMEIVSSEFIYH from the coding sequence TTGTATGCCGAGCTGCTGACTACCGGCAAGCTGAACGATTACCTCGCTGACCTCAACGAGCAGGCAGAAGCAATGTTTTCCCGGCTGGTAAAACAGCTTTCCGAAAAAGAGAGAGTAACGGAAGCCCTCAAAGCGGAAAATCAAATGCTGTGGGTACAGAGAATGAACAACATCCGCAGCGCTGCTATGGAAATCGTTTCGAGTGAGTTTATATACCATTAA
- a CDS encoding AAA family ATPase, with translation MKSSEQFAIEWNLSKRTINDLCNKGKIPGAIKEGRKWLIPDDAVRPVDKRVSSGKYTKKKAANNKSLPIGISDYVRAQADYYYVDKTLFIKEFLDQKPLVSLFTRPRRFGKTLNMDMLRVFFEISEEDTSKYFENKAIWRCGEEYRRQQGQYPVVFLTFKDVKFDSWKATLDKIKDLLQEEFGRHQEIADSDRLAEYEKTYFAKIINGEASEVDLTVSLAKLSRMLTKHYGKAPIIIIDEYDTPIQEGYSKDFYDEIIGFMRNFFSGAFKDNKNLTYGFLTGILRIAQESIFSGLNNLTVNSVMDEKYDQFFGFTDSEVRDMLEYYGVLDKEAELKDWYDGYLFGSTEIYNPWSVINYISKGCIPQTYWVNTGKNEILEDVLKVATDDITERLYSLLQGERVIAKIDQNVVYRSLSEDPANIYSLLLVAGYLKTPKKELQADGSYMCEVSIPNREIAAVYKSEILSHLLQIGAITRTTANKIAESLYANDYKKLQKAIAEYMDKSISFYDAGAEGFYHGLVLGLIALMDNQYKIKSNRESGDGRYDISLFPREGRYPGIIMELKWKKDLSADEFLGLADEALIQIDEKRYDAEMKEDGIQDILKFGIAFSGKKVSVKTK, from the coding sequence ATGAAATCTAGTGAACAATTTGCAATTGAATGGAACCTTTCAAAACGTACAATCAATGATTTGTGCAATAAAGGAAAAATCCCAGGTGCTATAAAAGAAGGAAGAAAGTGGCTTATTCCGGATGACGCAGTAAGACCTGTTGATAAGAGAGTTTCTTCAGGGAAGTACACAAAGAAGAAGGCTGCGAATAATAAGTCATTACCTATTGGTATTTCTGATTATGTCAGAGCACAGGCAGATTATTACTATGTAGATAAGACTTTGTTTATAAAGGAATTCCTTGATCAGAAGCCATTGGTTTCTTTGTTTACAAGGCCGAGACGTTTCGGAAAGACATTGAACATGGATATGCTCAGAGTCTTTTTTGAGATTTCAGAGGAGGATACAAGTAAATATTTCGAGAATAAAGCAATCTGGAGATGCGGTGAAGAATATCGAAGACAGCAGGGACAGTATCCAGTTGTATTCCTTACTTTCAAGGATGTTAAGTTTGATTCCTGGAAAGCAACTCTTGATAAGATTAAAGATCTTTTGCAGGAGGAGTTTGGAAGACATCAGGAGATTGCGGATAGTGATAGACTTGCAGAGTATGAAAAGACCTATTTTGCGAAAATCATAAATGGTGAGGCCTCAGAAGTTGACTTGACTGTATCATTAGCAAAGTTATCTCGGATGCTTACAAAACATTATGGTAAAGCGCCAATCATTATTATTGATGAATATGACACACCGATTCAGGAAGGGTATTCCAAGGATTTTTATGATGAAATAATTGGATTCATGAGAAATTTCTTCTCTGGAGCATTTAAAGATAATAAGAATCTGACTTATGGATTCCTAACTGGTATTCTTCGAATTGCTCAGGAGAGCATCTTTAGTGGCTTGAATAATTTAACAGTGAATTCCGTGATGGATGAAAAGTATGATCAGTTCTTTGGATTTACTGATTCAGAAGTCAGAGATATGCTGGAGTATTATGGTGTCCTGGATAAAGAAGCAGAGCTGAAGGATTGGTATGACGGATATTTATTTGGATCTACAGAGATCTATAATCCGTGGTCAGTAATCAATTATATTTCTAAGGGCTGCATTCCGCAGACCTATTGGGTAAATACCGGAAAAAATGAAATTCTGGAAGATGTCCTTAAGGTGGCAACGGATGATATTACTGAAAGACTTTATTCCTTGCTACAAGGCGAAAGAGTTATTGCTAAAATTGATCAGAATGTTGTTTACAGATCTCTTTCAGAGGATCCGGCAAATATTTACAGTTTACTGTTAGTAGCTGGCTATTTGAAAACACCAAAGAAAGAATTGCAGGCAGATGGTTCTTATATGTGTGAGGTATCCATTCCGAACAGAGAGATTGCAGCCGTATATAAGAGTGAAATATTATCGCACCTGTTACAGATTGGAGCTATCACAAGAACGACCGCCAATAAGATTGCAGAAAGTCTTTATGCAAATGATTATAAGAAACTGCAGAAAGCAATTGCTGAATATATGGATAAATCCATCAGCTTCTATGATGCTGGCGCAGAAGGATTTTATCATGGATTAGTTCTTGGTTTGATTGCTTTGATGGATAATCAGTATAAGATTAAGTCAAACAGAGAGTCCGGGGATGGACGATATGATATTAGTCTATTCCCAAGAGAAGGCAGATATCCTGGAATCATTATGGAGCTTAAGTGGAAAAAGGACTTGAGTGCAGATGAGTTTTTAGGGCTTGCAGATGAAGCGTTAATTCAGATTGATGAGAAGAGATATGACGCTGAAATGAAAGAAGATGGCATTCAGGATATTTTGAAATTTGGAATTGCATTTTCTGGAAAGAAGGTAAGTGTCAAAACAAAATAA